A portion of the Flavobacterium magnum genome contains these proteins:
- the dapA gene encoding 4-hydroxy-tetrahydrodipicolinate synthase: MQPFTGTGVALVTPFKKDFSVDTEALARIVNHVIAGGVEYLVVLGTTGEPATLTDDEKELVIATVKKANNGRLPLVLGVGGNNTADVVDELKTRDLSPFAAILSVSPYYNKPTQEGIYRHFSAVAEASPVPVILYNVPARTGSNMLPSTIQRLANDHTNIIGVKEAAGDMVQAMKIIQHKPKDFLVISGDDMIALPMVLAGGAGVISVIGEGFPKEFSEMIRLGLQRKTDEAYALHYKIADSIDLIFEQGNPGGIKQIHQAMGLSENTVRLPLVEVNADLAGRIDRFVRALGY, encoded by the coding sequence ATGCAACCATTCACTGGTACCGGTGTCGCGCTGGTCACTCCATTCAAAAAAGATTTTTCCGTCGATACGGAAGCCCTCGCAAGGATTGTCAACCACGTGATAGCAGGCGGGGTGGAATACCTCGTTGTACTGGGCACGACAGGCGAGCCGGCCACGCTCACGGATGATGAAAAAGAATTGGTTATTGCTACCGTTAAGAAAGCGAATAACGGCAGGCTGCCGCTGGTCCTGGGCGTTGGCGGCAACAACACTGCCGATGTGGTCGACGAACTGAAAACGCGCGACTTGTCGCCGTTTGCCGCCATCCTTTCGGTTTCACCATATTACAACAAGCCCACGCAGGAAGGCATTTACCGCCATTTCAGTGCTGTGGCCGAAGCTTCCCCGGTCCCGGTGATTCTTTACAATGTGCCGGCAAGGACAGGAAGCAATATGTTGCCGTCGACGATCCAGAGGCTCGCAAATGACCATACGAATATCATAGGCGTGAAAGAGGCGGCAGGGGATATGGTGCAGGCCATGAAGATCATCCAGCACAAACCAAAGGATTTTCTGGTAATTTCAGGGGATGACATGATTGCACTCCCTATGGTACTGGCCGGTGGCGCCGGGGTGATTTCCGTTATTGGCGAAGGCTTTCCGAAAGAATTTTCTGAAATGATCCGCCTGGGATTGCAGCGTAAAACCGATGAGGCTTATGCGCTCCATTACAAAATCGCCGATTCGATCGACCTGATTTTCGAGCAGGGCAATCCGGGAGGGATTAAGCAAATCCATCAGGCGATGGGCCTCTCTGAAAATACGGTCCGTTTGCCGTTGGTTGAGGTCAATGCCGATCTTGCGGGCAGGATAGACCGTTTTGTC
- a CDS encoding DUF6913 domain-containing protein, with protein sequence MFLKFVKHFLLKRKLKNSLSNVKNHFGTEKIKTVGLLIDESYFTNREGLVAELLRNGIKPEDISILAFKDKIRKNEQFDHDVFTIRDIDWDGVFQNDAVSRFADAPFDLLISYYDIEKAPLLLVTQKSKAAFKAGFSTIDKRLNHFMINTVAENFEIFTSELFRYLIILNKI encoded by the coding sequence ATGTTTTTAAAGTTCGTTAAGCATTTTTTATTAAAAAGAAAGTTAAAAAATAGCCTTTCCAACGTTAAGAATCATTTTGGTACCGAAAAAATAAAAACGGTAGGTTTGCTGATAGACGAAAGCTATTTCACGAACCGAGAAGGCCTTGTCGCCGAATTGTTGCGCAACGGCATTAAGCCTGAAGACATCAGTATCCTCGCGTTTAAAGACAAGATCAGGAAAAACGAACAGTTTGACCACGATGTTTTTACGATAAGGGACATCGATTGGGACGGGGTTTTCCAAAATGACGCTGTAAGCCGCTTTGCTGATGCGCCGTTCGATTTGCTTATAAGTTATTATGATATTGAAAAGGCGCCCCTTTTATTGGTGACACAAAAATCCAAAGCGGCTTTTAAAGCCGGTTTTTCAACTATTGACAAACGTCTCAACCATTTTATGATCAACACGGTAGCGGAAAATTTCGAAATTTTTACCTCCGAACTGTTCCGTTACCTTATAATATTAAACAAAATCTAA
- a CDS encoding 5'-nucleotidase: MGCAQQKQYVTRIEGRQVGITSAQPQTPGIDTFIKPYREHINEDLSTVLAYSPETLEKSKGEWQTNIGNFMADVTLAKARTVFDPREQKQVDICLLNHGGIRAIIPKGNVTARTAYEVMPFENSLIVLALKGEQLLEIAAYIIKEKKPHPLSGMSFTIGKDGNPKNITVNGKPLVPADTYYVATSDYLSNGGDNMVFFKKATASFDMDYKLRNILIDYFKETDTLVVNHDERISIER, translated from the coding sequence TTGGGCTGTGCCCAGCAGAAACAGTACGTCACCCGCATCGAAGGCCGTCAGGTCGGGATTACTTCAGCGCAACCGCAAACGCCCGGGATTGACACCTTTATAAAACCGTATCGCGAGCATATCAATGAAGACCTCAGTACCGTGCTCGCCTATTCGCCGGAAACCCTTGAGAAATCCAAAGGCGAATGGCAAACGAACATCGGGAATTTCATGGCCGATGTGACCCTCGCAAAAGCCCGGACCGTGTTTGACCCGCGCGAGCAAAAACAAGTTGATATCTGCCTGCTGAATCATGGCGGCATCCGCGCAATCATTCCCAAAGGCAATGTGACGGCGCGGACAGCCTATGAAGTGATGCCGTTTGAAAACAGCCTCATTGTCCTGGCGCTCAAAGGGGAGCAATTATTGGAAATCGCTGCCTATATCATCAAGGAAAAAAAACCACATCCATTATCTGGAATGTCTTTTACAATTGGCAAAGACGGCAATCCCAAGAATATTACGGTGAACGGAAAACCGCTCGTCCCTGCAGATACTTATTACGTCGCGACCTCGGATTACCTGTCTAACGGTGGGGACAATATGGTGTTCTTCAAAAAAGCAACGGCATCGTTTGATATGGACTACAAGTTGCGCAATATACTGATCGATTATTTTAAGGAAACCGATACGCTGGTGGTGAATCACGACGAGCGGATATCGATTGAGCGATAA
- a CDS encoding bifunctional metallophosphatase/5'-nucleotidase produces MKRRDFIQKTAAGTAFLALPAPLMSFAADVKHIVVLHTNDVHSHIDPFPPDDPRNANMGGVSRRASLIESVRKENPNVLLLDAGDVFQGTPYFNYYGGELELKLMSMMRYDLATMGNHDFDNGIEGFYKQLPHAQFDFVSANYNFKNTVLDTIVKPYKVFDKDGIKVGVFGLGVELQGLVDKKNYKETVYLNPVEVATDVVKVLKEKEKCALIICLSHLGYAYKDDPEKISDLKLAAQTRDIDLIIGGHTHTFLDKPTVVKNLDDKEVLVNQVGCYGINLGRIDFYFEHDRQKAGGSKVITV; encoded by the coding sequence ATGAAAAGAAGGGATTTTATACAAAAAACAGCTGCAGGCACCGCGTTTCTGGCGTTGCCCGCGCCATTGATGTCGTTTGCGGCCGATGTGAAACATATTGTGGTGTTGCATACCAATGATGTACACAGCCATATCGATCCGTTTCCACCCGATGATCCCCGGAATGCCAATATGGGCGGGGTGTCCCGGCGTGCATCACTGATTGAAAGCGTCCGGAAGGAAAATCCGAACGTCCTTCTGCTGGATGCGGGCGACGTGTTCCAGGGTACGCCATACTTCAACTATTACGGTGGCGAGCTCGAACTGAAATTGATGAGCATGATGCGCTACGATCTGGCTACGATGGGAAATCATGATTTTGATAACGGCATTGAGGGATTTTACAAGCAGCTGCCGCATGCCCAATTCGACTTCGTATCGGCGAATTACAACTTTAAGAATACGGTCCTTGATACGATCGTAAAACCATATAAGGTATTCGACAAGGACGGCATCAAGGTTGGCGTTTTCGGCTTGGGTGTCGAATTGCAGGGTTTGGTCGACAAAAAGAACTACAAAGAAACTGTCTACCTTAATCCTGTGGAGGTAGCTACAGACGTGGTGAAAGTGCTGAAAGAAAAAGAAAAATGTGCGCTGATCATCTGCCTTTCCCATTTGGGATATGCCTACAAAGACGATCCGGAAAAAATCAGCGACCTGAAGCTCGCGGCGCAAACAAGGGACATTGACCTGATTATTGGCGGCCATACCCACACGTTCCTCGACAAACCAACCGTCGTAAAAAACCTGGATGACAAGGAGGTTTTGGTGAATCAGGTGGGGTGCTATGGCATTAACCTCGGGAGAATCGATTTTTATTTTGAACACGACAGGCAGAAAGCGGGTGGTTCAAAGGTCATTACCGTCTGA
- the ligA gene encoding NAD-dependent DNA ligase LigA, with amino-acid sequence MELSNRIQALRDEINRHNYNYYVLDQSEISDFDFDMLLNELQQLEQAHPEFFDANSPTQRVGGMVTRNFNTVVHEQRMYSLDNSYSKEDLIDWEKRLIKVLGNVNPEFTCELKYDGASINLTYEDGKLSKAVTRGDGFQGDDVTVNIRTIRSIPLQLKGDYPSRFDIRGEIILPLSGFEKMNRELVEIGEAPYSNPRNTASGSLKLQDSAEVARRPLDCLLYAVVGNKLPFNTHFEGLQHARDWGFKVPKEAQLAKSMQEVFGFIDYWDVHRHELPYETDGVVIKVNSLHYQEELGYTAKAPRWAIAYKYKSEQVSTRLHTISYQVGRTGAITPVANLEPVQLAGTIVKRASLHNADQIEKLDIRVGDEVYVEKGGEIIPKIIAVDLSKRPPHSEKTAYITHCPECHTELIRNPGEAQHYCPNFYGCPPQIIGRIEHFISRKAMDIEGLGGETVALLYKAGLVHNYADLYELSVEDVLPLERMAQKSAENLINGINKSKEIPFERVLFALGIRYVGETVAKKLAKHYKNSDALARAGLADLILVDEIGERIARSVLEFFGNDENKTIVQRLKDFGVQLETVERINPDATDKLQGKTFVVSGVFENYSRDELKKAIEDNGGKVGSSISAKTDFVVAGDNMGPAKLEKATKLNVPVISEADFTQLLQ; translated from the coding sequence ATTCGCCTACACAGCGCGTTGGGGGTATGGTCACCAGGAACTTCAACACAGTCGTGCACGAGCAACGGATGTACTCGCTTGATAACTCTTACTCAAAAGAAGACCTTATCGACTGGGAAAAACGACTCATAAAGGTCCTTGGTAACGTAAATCCTGAATTTACGTGCGAACTCAAATATGACGGCGCTTCCATAAACCTGACTTACGAGGACGGGAAACTGAGCAAAGCCGTAACCCGCGGCGACGGATTCCAGGGTGACGATGTCACTGTAAACATCAGGACCATCAGATCTATTCCGTTGCAGCTGAAAGGCGACTATCCTTCCAGGTTCGATATCCGTGGCGAGATCATCCTGCCGCTTTCCGGTTTCGAAAAAATGAACCGGGAGTTGGTGGAGATCGGGGAGGCGCCTTACTCAAACCCGAGGAACACCGCATCGGGAAGCCTTAAATTACAGGATAGTGCCGAAGTCGCCAGACGGCCACTTGACTGCCTTCTGTATGCTGTTGTTGGGAATAAACTGCCGTTTAACACCCATTTTGAAGGGCTGCAGCATGCACGCGACTGGGGATTTAAAGTGCCCAAAGAAGCGCAATTGGCAAAGAGCATGCAGGAAGTTTTCGGGTTTATTGATTATTGGGACGTACACCGGCACGAACTTCCTTATGAGACTGATGGTGTGGTGATCAAAGTCAACTCGCTCCATTACCAGGAGGAATTGGGTTACACCGCCAAAGCCCCGCGCTGGGCCATCGCGTATAAGTACAAGTCTGAACAGGTGTCCACGCGCCTTCATACCATTTCGTACCAGGTCGGGCGTACCGGCGCGATTACCCCGGTGGCCAATCTGGAGCCGGTACAGTTGGCGGGAACCATCGTCAAAAGGGCCTCGCTCCACAATGCCGACCAGATTGAAAAGCTCGACATACGCGTAGGCGACGAGGTTTATGTGGAGAAAGGCGGAGAGATTATCCCCAAAATCATTGCCGTCGACTTATCAAAAAGGCCGCCGCATTCAGAAAAAACAGCGTATATCACCCATTGTCCGGAATGCCACACGGAACTGATCCGCAATCCCGGGGAGGCACAACATTACTGTCCTAATTTTTATGGCTGTCCACCGCAGATTATTGGTCGTATCGAGCACTTTATTTCAAGGAAGGCGATGGATATTGAGGGATTGGGCGGAGAGACCGTAGCGTTGCTTTACAAGGCCGGTTTGGTTCACAATTATGCCGACTTGTATGAATTAAGCGTGGAAGATGTGCTGCCACTCGAACGCATGGCGCAGAAATCAGCTGAAAACCTGATCAACGGCATCAACAAATCGAAGGAGATACCGTTTGAACGGGTATTGTTTGCCCTGGGCATCCGTTACGTCGGGGAGACCGTTGCCAAAAAGCTTGCAAAGCATTACAAAAACAGCGACGCGCTGGCCCGGGCTGGTTTGGCCGATTTGATCCTGGTCGACGAAATCGGTGAAAGGATTGCGCGAAGCGTCCTCGAGTTTTTTGGTAACGACGAAAATAAGACCATTGTCCAACGGCTAAAGGACTTTGGCGTGCAACTCGAAACCGTCGAACGTATCAATCCCGATGCCACCGATAAGCTGCAGGGAAAAACTTTCGTCGTTTCAGGGGTTTTTGAAAATTATTCGCGCGACGAACTTAAAAAGGCCATTGAGGACAACGGCGGGAAGGTAGGAAGTTCCATTTCTGCCAAAACTGATTTTGTTGTGGCCGGTGACAATATGGGTCCGGCGAAACTGGAAAAGGCCACTAAACTTAATGTGCCTGTCATCTCGGAAGCAGACTTTACCCAACTGCTGCAATGA